In Penaeus chinensis breed Huanghai No. 1 chromosome 2, ASM1920278v2, whole genome shotgun sequence, the following proteins share a genomic window:
- the LOC125032032 gene encoding LOW QUALITY PROTEIN: serine/arginine-rich splicing factor 5-like (The sequence of the model RefSeq protein was modified relative to this genomic sequence to represent the inferred CDS: deleted 1 base in 1 codon), whose protein sequence is MVGTRVYVGGLSYRVGERDLERFFRGFGRLRDIVIKNGFAFVEFDDYRDADDAVYEMNGKDLMGERVLVEFARGTRSAGGGSFYTGTFSRRTRAPWMEKVMVEKARASPRVRWPRGGGGGGGQHQNRPQQFRYGLPTRTDYRLVVENLSSRVSWQDLKDFMRQAGEVTYADAHKHRRNEGVVEFATYADMKGALEKLDGKELHGRRIRLINDYNSRRSRRSHSRSSSRSRSRSRSRSRSRSRSHSRSRSHSRSKSHSPSRSRSRSRDKRNRKSHSKSRSKSHSRSKSRSRSQSRSRSRSRSRSPTRSRSRSRSRSHSKEKSKSRSQSRHRSKSPSKAESMSRSLSNSPREEEAMDEH, encoded by the exons ATGGTtggcacacgtgtgtatgtgggaGGCCTGAGCTACCGTGTGGGCGAGAGGGATCTAGAGAGATTCTTCAGGGGTTTCGGGCGGCTCAGGGATATTGTCATCAAGAATGGCTTTGCCTTTGTG GAATTTGACGACTACAGGGATGCTGATGATGCAGTATATGAGATGAACGGTAAAGACCTGATGGGGGAGAG GGTCCTGGTGGAGTTTGCCCGCGGGACCAGGTCAGCAGGCGGGGGCAGCTTCTATACGGGCACATTTTCCCGCAGGACTCGCGCTCCATGGATGGAAAA AGTGATGGTGGAGAAGGCGCGCGCATCCCCCCGGGTGCGATGGCCGcgtggtggcggtggcgggggTGGGCAGCACCAAAACAGACCGCAGCAATTCAG GTATGGGCTGCCGACACGAACAGACTACAGGCTAGTCGTTGAGAACCTGTCC AGCCGAGTGTCCTGGCAG GACCTTAAAGACTTCATGCGACAGGCCGGGGAAGTCACGTATGCGGATGCACACAAACATCGCAGAAatgaagg GGTTGTGGAATTTGCCACCTATGCTGACATGAAGGGAGCCCTGGAGAAACTGGATGGTAAGGAGCTCCACGGCAGGCGTATCCGGCTCATCAACGACTACAACTCTCGTCGGTCACGCAGGTCCCACTCACGTTCCTCCTCACGATCACGCTCCAGGTCTCGTTCACGTTCTAG GTCAAGGTCAAGAAGCCATTCCAGATCGCGCTCCCATTCACGCTCAAAGTCACATTCACCTTCACGTTCTAGGTCACGCTCAAG AGACAAGCGTAACAGGAAGTCCCACTCTAAGTCTCGATCCAAGTCACATTCCCGATCCAAGTCCAGATCAAGATCACAGTCTAGGTCGCGGTCCAGGTCACGTTCAAGGTCCCCCACCAGATCTAGATCGAGGTCCAGGTCGCGGTCACACTCCAAGGAGAAGTCCAAGTCCAG ATCTCAGTCACGGCACCGCAGTAAATCCCCCAGCAAAGCAGAGTCCATGAGCCGCTCCCTTTCCAACAGCCCAAGAGAGGAGGAAGCAATGGATGAACACTGA